In Jannaschia sp. W003, the genomic stretch TGAACGAGGTGATGGGCCAGCTCGCGCCGCAGCCCGACCGGATCCCGATCCCGGTGCGCGACGATCCCCGCCGGCGGCGCTGACCCGCACTTCCCCTTCACGACATGAATGGCGGCCCCCGGGCCGCCTTTTTCGTGCGACCGCGTCCCCCCGCTCAGGAGGCGGCGCGGCGCAGCAGGGGGCCGGCCACCGGCGTCTTGGTGGGCTTGCTCTCCAGCGACATCAGCAGCTCGGCCAGCTCGGGCTCGTCCACCAGCCCGGCGGCCTCGGCGACGGGGAACCACCGGCGGGTCCGCTCGGAGCGCTCCTTCCAGTCGCGCTTCAGCTTCTCGACGATCATCGGATAGACGCGCACGAGGCAGGGCACCACGTCGCCGCCCTTCAGGCGCTTGCCGTAGGCGTAGGTGCCGAACACCTCGCGGGCCATGCGCCCCTTGGCACCCGCTTCCTCCAGCGCCTCGATCGCCGCCGCCGCCCAGGGCTCGGTCTTGCGCATGGGCCAGCCCTTGGGCACGACCCAGCGCCCCGTGTCGCGCGAGGTGATCATGAGCACTTCCACCTCTCCACCCTTCCAGCGGAGGGGGAGCGCCGCGATCTGCTGCCGCGTTCTCTTCATCTGCGTCCACTCGAACCGGTCCGTGCCGGCGTCCTTGCTTGATATCCCTATGTCACGAGGGGGAAATCGTTGCAAACGGGGCGGGCCGTCAGACCCCCAGCGATGCGCGCAGGGCGGCCCAGTCCCCGAACCGCAGCACCGGCTCCGGCGCGCCAAGGGGGGCGTTGAGGTACCCGCCCTCGAAGAACGCGAAGCGCATGCCGGCCGCCGCCGCGGCGGCGTGGTCGATCTCGCTGTCGCCGACATAGAGGGCGCGCCGCGCGCCGAGCCGCCGCGCCGTCTCCCGCAGCGGCGCGGGGTGGGGCTTGCGCTCCGCGAGGTCGCCGCCGCAGACCACCGCGCCGAACGGCCCGAGGGCGAGGGCGTCCAGCAGCGCCCGCGTCGGACCGGCGGGCTTGTTGGTGCACAGGCCGACGGGCATGCGCGCGGCCAGCGCCGCCACGGTCTCGCGCGCGCCGTCGTAGGGACGGTTCGCCTCGGGCGGCGCCTCGCCGTAGCGGTCCATCATCACCGTCACGGCACGGGCGTGGAGCGCGGGGTCGGCGCCGGCCCAGCCGAGCATCCGCCGCATCGCCTCGGGCACGCCGCCACCCACGAAGCCCTGCGCGGCGGCGCGGTCGGGGCGCGGCAGCCCCAGCGCGTCCGCCACCGCGTCGAAGCCGCGCCGGATCGTGGGCAGGCTGTCCACCAGCGTGCCGTCGAGGTCGAAGATCACCGCGTCGAAGTCCATGTCGCCCGCTACGCGGGGCGGCGCCGCGCGTCCAGCGGCCCCGTCAGCCGGCGAAGTCGACGCGCTGGAACGGCGCGCGGAACGCCCGCACCGCGTCCGC encodes the following:
- a CDS encoding NUDIX hydrolase → MKRTRQQIAALPLRWKGGEVEVLMITSRDTGRWVVPKGWPMRKTEPWAAAAIEALEEAGAKGRMAREVFGTYAYGKRLKGGDVVPCLVRVYPMIVEKLKRDWKERSERTRRWFPVAEAAGLVDEPELAELLMSLESKPTKTPVAGPLLRRAAS
- a CDS encoding HAD-IA family hydrolase, giving the protein MDFDAVIFDLDGTLVDSLPTIRRGFDAVADALGLPRPDRAAAQGFVGGGVPEAMRRMLGWAGADPALHARAVTVMMDRYGEAPPEANRPYDGARETVAALAARMPVGLCTNKPAGPTRALLDALALGPFGAVVCGGDLAERKPHPAPLRETARRLGARRALYVGDSEIDHAAAAAAGMRFAFFEGGYLNAPLGAPEPVLRFGDWAALRASLGV